The Lactuca sativa cultivar Salinas chromosome 2, Lsat_Salinas_v11, whole genome shotgun sequence genome includes a window with the following:
- the LOC111920410 gene encoding uncharacterized protein LOC111920410 has protein sequence MSLPSQTPPPSVHKTLPKSFSDFIFSAFSLFNLYSSTPNLSSSYNHHRRFSKLPIIPLTKNAVINQHHFSTPQSLSDWLRPRLPSDSFAAWGTRPGTKNIHNLWIELYEGETSLADSIPPVRTVEVVVVRVRDERDRILIESHQELSNGHVRNRSRPLSEKMKPAETVEEAVSRAVKEELGSIINGSCEDEIVEIIPGSYSSKVEEKLSVSYPGLPACYVLHTVDALVHGLPDCEFCTIEEENNEIFDGMEVAEGAVSCKKHYWKWVDSI, from the coding sequence ATGTCTCTGCCATCGCAGACGCCGCCACCATCAGTGCACAAAACCCTTCCCAAGTCTTTCTCTGATTTCATCTTCTCCGCCTTTTCTCTCTTCAACCTCTACTCctctacgcctaacctatcttccAGTTATAATCATCATCGCCGTTTCTCTAAGCTTCCTATTATCCCGTTAACCAAGAATGCCGTGATCAACCAGCATCACTTTTCCACCCCGCAATCCCTCTCCGATTGGCTCCGCCCCCGTCTCCCCTCCGATTCATTCGCCGCTTGGGGAACCAGACCCGGCACCAAGAACATCCACAACCTATGGATCGAGCTCTACGAGGGAGAAACATCTCTCGCCGACTCTATCCCCCCTGTTCGTACGGTGGAAGTGGTCGTGGTtcgggtgagagatgagagagatAGAATCTTGATCGAATCCCACCAAGAACTGTCAAACGGCCACGTTAGAAATCGGTCGAGACCACTATCTGAGAAAATGAAGCCTGCGGAGACGGTAGAAGAAGCTGTTTCGAGAGCGGTGAAGGAAGAACTAGGTTCGATTATAAACGGTTCTTGTGAAGATGAGATTGTGGAAATTATACCTGGTTCTTATTCGAGTAAGGTGGAGGAGAAGCTTTCTGTATCATACCCTGGATTGCCAGCTTGCTATGTTTTACATACTGTAGATGCTCTGGTTCATGGTTTGCCAGATTGTGAATTTTGCACCATAGAAGAGGAGAACAATGAAATTTTCGATGGCATGGAAGTGGCTGAAGGAGCAGTTTCGTGTAAGAAACACTACTGGAAATGGGTTGATTCTATTTAA
- the LOC111920247 gene encoding uncharacterized protein LOC111920247 produces the protein MTSLKVDERFWCTYFPTTLDGNAGTCLKTLGPGIISNFSQLKYLFLTNFMQLRKYKGDSHSIIGCKQKEGETVREYFTRFINAMLDVPGHDEGLIVGAFTWGLLPGPLSQKLMGKKPLTRAELKERVERYLRQEDGEAAKQAYLNAMTARHHNAGHTDFRGGNRHYGQAR, from the coding sequence ATGACGTCATTGAAGGTCGATGAGAGGTTTTGGTGCACATACTTCCCAACCACACTCGACGGCAACGCTGGCACGTGCTTGAAGACGCTAGGACCGGGCATCATCTCcaatttttcccagcttaagtaTCTTTTCCTTACCAACTTCATGCAATTGCGCAAGTACAAGGGAGATTCTCATTCAATCATAGGCTGTAAGCAAAAGGAGGGTGAAACCGTACGGGAATACTTCACAAGATTCATAAATGCCATGTTAGACGTACCGGGGCATGATGAGGGGCTCATAGTCGGCGCCTTCACATGGGGGCTTTTGCCAGGCCCTTTATCGCAGAAACTCATGGGAAAGAAACCCTTAACACGGGCCGAATTGAAGGAAAGGGTGGAGCGATATTTGAGACAGGAGGATGGCGAAGCAGCAAAACAGGCCTACTTGAATGCAATGACTGCCAGACACCACAACGCGGGTCACACGGACTTCCGAGGGGGAAATAGGCACTACGGCCAAGCAAGATGA